A segment of the Dunckerocampus dactyliophorus isolate RoL2022-P2 chromosome 19, RoL_Ddac_1.1, whole genome shotgun sequence genome:
GACCTTGTTGTTAGCTGAAGAACGGCTTTAGAGTCGCTAGTAATGGCGTCAACTAGACTGCTTCGCTTATTCAGGGTTAGGACAGCGACTTGGTCCCGAGCCTGGTGCCTCCGAAGACATGTCAGCTCTTCACCTTGGCGCCTGCAGAGCACCATGTCTGCCTGGGTCATCGATCATTTTGGTACTAACGAAGTTCTCAGGTACTCTGAGGATATGCCCGTCCCCACGATCACGTCCTCCAATCAAGTAATGGTCAGAGTCCACGCTGCCAGTCTCAACCCTCTGGATGTGTCGATGAGGGGTAGGTGGGATATCACAATAGCAGGCACCTGCTGTAGTGTAACCATAAGTGTCACTTTGCTTCATTTTAGGAGGGTATGGAGCTAAGCTGCTCAAGCTACGAAAGAACCCATTATCGATGATGGACAATGACGGTGAATTTCCTCTGATCCTGGGTCGGGATGTGTCTGGAGTGGTGGTGGACTGTGGATCTGAGGTTGCccactttacaccaggagatgagGTACACAATGGAAAAAGTTCACTGGAATGCACTAACTTGTAGCAATTTTCTTTTAGAACAAGTAACTGGCTTTGTATTGTTGCTTAGGAAATGATGTAAATAGAATTCTCTGTTCTAGGATGAAAACTGTCACGATCATACAACCTTTATTAACCACACAGGCAGTGTAAGTGCAAGTGTGAAAAATAGTATCGCTAGCAGCTAACGCAAGCAGCAGCAGTTATGCAAATTGAAACGTGATGTATCTGTAATATGTGCTCATATaatatagtttttattttgtataattctggTTTTCCCATCGTGAGGAGTTCAAGGTTCTTAATATTAGTGTCTGCATGACACAGGAATGAATGTGATACAATTATCGTTGTAAATATATCTCAATGAATGACGAACGAGCTTTCACGATCAGTCGATAACTAATAAGTGAGATTTAAAGTACCATGTGAAATGTTATGCTGTAGGTTTGGGCTGCTGTACCCCCATGGAAACAAGGCAGTCTGGCAGAATATGTCAATCTAACAGAGTTTGAGGTGAGCTGCAGAGTCAGGCACGGTTGTAATATGTTCTTAATGAGTTGCCACATCAACTGTTAATGTTTTTGTGTGGGTGTTACTTACAGGTTTCCCATAAGCCCAAATGCGTGAGTCACATGGAGGCGGCGTCCATCCCTTATGTCGCCAGCACTGTTTTGTCTGCGCTTGTTAATGCAGGTGGTCTTTGCAGAGACAGCTCCTCCAATAAAAGGCAAGCATCCACCTGAACGTGGGCACTCAGCTCCTTccctcagcattcacacacagaaCACTGTACGAACTAAACGGCGTAAGTCCATCGCCTCCTTACAGTTCCTTCAAATCAAACCAGTTGATTACACACACCTAATTTCTACTCATATAAATTTCCCTTTTTCACCTATTTTTGTTAGTGCCATCACTTCCTCAAGTTGCAGTCATTTAATGTGCTTTCTGGGGTTTCTTCTAGAGTTTTGATCACTGGAGGATCAGGAGGTGTTGGAACATTTGCTATACAGGTAAATCACAAGCTCTTTAACGCCTGCTGTGTCTTTGTGTATATACGTatcagtgtttttttcccccgttttcTGCCAGTTGGCAAAGGCCTGGGGTGCCCATGTTACGGTCACTTGCTCCCACAATGCAGAGGGCCTCGTTCGAGGACTGGGGGCCGATGAGGTGGTGGACTACGCTGCAGAAGATGCAGCAGACCAACTCGAAATGATGGAGAGGTATGTGACATTGCTACCATGTACTGCAGTAGGTGGTGTTTTTGGTGTACAGTAGATCTGTGCTTTTCGTGGGCGTTACTCTTTGGGACCTCCAGCGAATGATGAAAAAACGCAagtaattgatatgcccatACAAATgtcatgaatgggttaacttttccaccaactGTAAGCAAGTTTGGGTGGATTTCTCAAGGATGTCCCTTGCAAATAATGGAATTAATAAAGCTAAAGgtaatgcctgctgttgcgtggtgTCACGCGGGACACAGTTGGACCGAATAACACCACTAACCGGAGGTGGACGTTAACCGATGTACCATTGTATACTGTAATATGTATAGGCACTCACTACTAATGAATGCCTGTTGTATTTCCTGTATGTTGTATTTTCAGTAATGACTTaggataatacagtatattaacttgtgttcaccatGCTGTAGGTTTTCAGGCTGGATGGACTGTCGAAGCCAGTGCTTCCATAGCCAAACTAACTTTTGCGTCTCGGCACACaattatggtgcattcaagaacCGGCAAACAAAGTGCGCAACCTCAAATCTTGACGAAAaaatatcagtgaagcataaagacaaacatgtaaaagttTAGGGCTTTCTAACTGTGGTGcacgtatgctgtacatttcacgtgtattgtcatatatttataaattattaccaacttacgGTGAATGAGTTGTGTTTTCTGTGGTTTATTTTTGGAGGAATTTGTGAATGTTGAATCGCGATTGTGCGAGGAGCCACTGTAATCATGTCTCCACCAGGACCATGaacattatatttaattattttcttccatttttacaaatattgtaATGTACTTATTATTAGTACAGTGGAAACTCTATGGCCAAACACAGTCCATTCCGGGACATCAGATggcccataagaaataatgtatatttccctaatatgaccctaatgaggagaagcggtatagaaaatggatggatggatggttggccCATAAAAcagaaaatccatccatccattttctataccgcttctcctctttagggtcgcgggggcatgctggagcctatcccagctgacttcgggcgacaggcggggtacaccctggactagtcgccagacaatcgcagggcacatgtagacaaacaaccattcacactcacattcatacctatggacaatatagagtcgtcaattaacctaacctgcaagttttttttgggatgtgggaggaaaccggagtacccggagaaaacccacgcacgggtaAAACGGAACAATCCACAGAAAAAAAGCAATACACTTGTGAGCTGAAGTCTCTCAAAATGAGTTGAAGTCGCCACGGCAATGTTTCCTGTAGGTTTTTGAAGCatattttttctgaaaatgtctTTCTTCATCTTAGGAAGACGATCAGAATGTTATTTTACTGCATGCTCAAACCTTTTCCTTtcagatatacagtaataaacACATGTCTAACGTTTGTGGCAATTATAACAACAGGAGGAGGATTCCATTTAAACAGCCTCAATGTTCTTTGCGGTCACTGTCTAGTTTCCATGGCTACCAAGGCTTCAGGCCAGTGTGGTTGCTCCTTTAACCATCTCATTGCCCTCGCTGCAATATTGGTGAACTCTGGTTTAAGCTTTGAAGACAAAAATAATGAGTGGTGTTTTTCCTGATGTTGTAATTTTCTGCTCTTGCGTCACCAGATTTGATGTGGTTTTGGATGGCGTGGGTGGAGATACAGAGGAGTGGGTGGTGGGCCTGCTGAAGTCCTGGTCTGGGGCTAAATACGTCACACTGGTAACCCCTTTACTCTTCAAAACGGATTCCCTTGGCCTGCTGGATGGGCTCGTTCACGCTGGATCCAGCCTGCACACGAAGGCCATACAGGTGATGTCAACACAAATCACACAAGATATGATTTGTGGAGCTGCTTTATGTGCTGAGTCCACTTGTGCTGGTCAAACAAAGTATGTGTTGTAAGTGGGGGCATTAGTGTGGGTGCGGCGAGTGCGAGCCTAGTTGCCGGCTGCTGAAGCAGcagtatttgctgttttttttgcagccaaCTGTCTCCCACCCCCTCCCCAACAAATaccagtgtttgtgtgtttcttgcCAAGCCTCCGAGCCCCTTTTGTCCACGGCAGCAGCCGCCGTGTCAGTTTTGAGGGGCTCAGCTATCAGCAGCCACACCCCCGGAGCTTCACAGAAACAACTCAAGAGCGACATCACAGCTCAACTGAGCCCTCTAGTGTTCAACTACTTGGCAACATGAATAAAAAGGCTTCTAAGCACGCTTTCCTATACGTTTCTGCATGACCCAAATTACAAATGTGGTT
Coding sequences within it:
- the LOC129172139 gene encoding reticulon-4-interacting protein 1 homolog, mitochondrial-like; the encoded protein is MASTRLLRLFRVRTATWSRAWCLRRHVSSSPWRLQSTMSAWVIDHFGTNEVLRYSEDMPVPTITSSNQVMVRVHAASLNPLDVSMRGGYGAKLLKLRKNPLSMMDNDGEFPLILGRDVSGVVVDCGSEVAHFTPGDEVWAAVPPWKQGSLAEYVNLTEFEVSHKPKCVSHMEAASIPYVASTVLSALVNAGGLCRDSSSNKRVLITGGSGGVGTFAIQLAKAWGAHVTVTCSHNAEGLVRGLGADEVVDYAAEDAADQLEMMERFDVVLDGVGGDTEEWVVGLLKSWSGAKYVTLVTPLLFKTDSLGLLDGLVHAGSSLHTKAIQNLISNGVFYRWGFYAPDGPALDEVSKLVDAGKILPVVEATFPFSQVPQAFQKLEHGHARGKTVISMTDDHEKGEEEMVQNSRPEQTAQTQN